A genome region from Sander vitreus isolate 19-12246 chromosome 21, sanVit1, whole genome shotgun sequence includes the following:
- the fmnl1b gene encoding formin-like 1b isoform X3: MGNAAGSMEVAQGKEGKAMSAPPGATGSQKRTAKLPMPPEEELEQRFGAVLNTMNLPPDKVKILSQYDNEKKWDLICDQERFQVKNPPSTYLEKLRSHLDHGGVSRKFKRRVQESTQILRELEISLRTNHIGWAQEFLNEENQGLDVLVDYLSVAHRVVTYDVDTLENGTLPTDKNKTGDKSVEDLNRSASNSPSHSASKASKAFTVRKGPRSSRVVSQTDDVHLCIMCLRAIMNYQSGFNLVMKHPCCVNEITLSLNNRNPRTKALVLELLAAVCLVRGGHDIIVSAFDNFKEVCGEKSRFEKLMEYFYHEDSNIDFMVACMQFINIVVHSVENMNFRVHLQYEFTRHGLDDYLERLKFTESDRLLVQIQAYLDNVFDVGALLEDAETKNTLLEHMEELQEHNTQLSSRLQESEQEAMEKVSEMEKKLIQNTKELALLKESLRESCSQVTLLQLRERERELERERERERERDKDRSTQALRELEVKVQALVEQGLVRMERSASGNLDVQVVPLIQHVMQKAKDEADSGKDHEASPPSSDPQPPLSLQSATVQAAPPPPHPPPGSTGSHPPPPPPPPPPPPPPPPLALLLGLTGTPPPPPPPPPAAPPFPLLDGTTQPSGDVTHGSSGCKKKKPIQTKYRMPLLNWQALKSNQVAGTIFNELDDEHVLEELNMATFEEQFKTKAQAAPVELGTLKMKLAHKTPSKVSLMEPNRAKNLAITLRKEGMAASDICCAIETYNQRALSLDFLELLERFIPTEYEMKLIHNYECEGRPPDELSEEDRFMMRFSKIPRLSQRISTLTFMGNFPESVQLIQPQLNAIIAASMSIKSSSKLKKILEIILAFGNYMNSSKRGAAYGFRLQSLDLLLDTKSTDRKQTLLHFIVSIIQEKYPAVQSFYTELHFLDKAALVSLDSILQDVRALERGMEVSRRELGVEKDNPVLQTFLSSNTELLHSLTADGKTAQDAYDSTVEYFGENSKTTPPSVFFPAFVRFIKAYKQAEQENEQRKKQVLNCEAPSTPPKSEVSGTKVCVTSKLPQMDLIAELKKKQASPLVREGKDGAIEDIITDLRNQPYRRTDGGRRSAKWKPGQQLHVSSDISL, translated from the exons gagcGGTTTCAAGTGAAGAATCCACCATCCACCTATTTGGAGAAGCTGAGAAGTCATCTCGATCATGGAGGAGTCAGTCGGAAG TTTAAGAGACGTGTCCAGGAGTCCACTCAGATCCTGAGAGAGTTGGAGATTTCCCTGAGGACCAATCACATAGG CTGGGCTCAGGAGTTCCTAAACGAGGAGAACCAAGGCTTAGATGTTCTTGTGGATTATCTGTCCGTTGCCCACAGAGTTGTCAC GTATGACGTGGACACTTTGGAGAATGGCACGCTGcccacagacaaaaacaagactGGGGACAAGTCAGTGGAAGATCTGAACAGAAGTGCCAGCAACTCACCTAGTCACAGTGCCTCGAAGGCCAGCAAGGCCTTCACAGTCAG GAAAGGCCCGAGGAGTTCTCGTGTTGTGAGCCAGACAGATGACGTTCATCTCTGCATCATGTGTTTACGTGCCATCATGAACTATCAG tctgggTTCAACCTGGTGATGAAGCACCCCTGCTGTGTCAACGAGATCACGCTCAGTCTCAACAACAGAAACCCGAG GACCAAGGCGCTGGTGCTGGAGCTGCTGGCGGCCGTGTGTTTGGTGAGAGGAGGCCATGACATCATCGTCTCCGCCTTCGACAACTTCAAAGAG GTGTGTGGAGAGAAAAGTCGGTTTGAGAAGCTCATGGAGTATTTCTACCACGAAGACAGCAACATCGACTTCATG GTGGCCTGTATGCAGTTCATCAACATCGTGGTCCACTCAGTGGAAAACATGAACTTCAGAGTCCACCTGCAGTATGAGTTCACTCGTCACGGGCTGGATGACTACCTCGAG aggTTGAAGTTCACAGAGAGCGACAGGCTGCTGGTGCAGATTCAGGCCTATCTGGACAATGTGTTTGATGTGGGAGCTCTGCTGGAGGATGCTGAGACCAAGAACACTCTGCTGGAGCACATGGAGGAGCTGCAGGAGCACAACACACAg TTGAGCTCCAGGCTTCAGGAGAGTGAGCAGGAGGCGATGGAGAAAGTGtcagaaatggagaagaagctcattcagaacacaaagGAATTGGCACTCCTAAAG GAGAGTCTACGTGAATCCTGCTCGCAGGTGACTCTCCTGCAGCTGcgagagcgggagagagagctagagcgtgagagagagagagagagagagcgagacaagGATCGGTCCACCCAGGCCCTGAGGGAGCTGGAGGTTAAAGTCCAGGCTCTGGTGGAGCAGGGGCTGGTCCGGATGGAGCGCTCCGCTTCCGGAAACCTGGACGTCCAGGTGGTCCCTCTCATCCAGCACGTGATGCAGAAAG CTAAAGACGAAGCAGATTCAGGTAAAGACCACGAGgcctctcccccctcctcagACCCTCAgcctcccctctctctgcagTCGGCGACAGTGCAAGctgctccacctcctcctcatcctcctccaggCTCAACTGGAagtcatcctcctcctcctcctcctcctcctcctcctcctccaccacctccacctctag CTCTTCTTCTAGGCTTAACTggaactcctcctcctccacctccacctccaccagcaGCTCCCCCCTTCCCACTGCTGGATGGTACGACCCAGCCATCAGGGGATGTGACTCATGGCAGTTCGG GTTGTAAAAAGAAGAAGCCCATTCAAACCAAATACCGCATGCCCCTGTTGAACTGGCAGGCCCTTAAATCCAACCAGGTGGCAGGAACCATCTTCAACGAGCTGGACGATGAGCACGTCTTAGAG GAGCTTAACATGGCGACTTTTGAGGAGCAGTTCAAGACCAAGGCCCAGGCCGCCCCTGTCGAGCTGGGGACCCTCAAGATGAAACTGGCCCACAAGACGCCCAGTAAAGTGTCTCTAATGGAGCCCAACCGGGCCAAAAACCTGGCCATCACCCTGCGGAAGGAAGGAATGGCTGCATCTGATATCTGCTGTGCAATCGAGAC GTACAACCAGAGAGCTCTGAGCCTGGACTTCCTGGAGCTCCTGGAGCGTTTCATCCCCACGGAGTACGAAATGAAGCTCATCCACAACTACGAGTGTGAGGGCAGGCCACCTGACGAGCTCAGCGAGGAGGACCGCTTCATGATGCGCTTCAGCAAGATCCCGCGGCTTTCCCAGCGCATCAGCACTCTCACCTTCATGGGCAATTTCCCTGAGAGCGTTCAGCTAATACAGCCG CAACTGAATGCCATCATCGCCGCCTCAATGTCCATCAAATCTTCCAGCAAGCTGAAGAAAATCCTTGAG ATCATTTTAGCGTTCGGAAACTACATGAACAGCAGCAAGCGAGGGGCAGCGTACGGCTTCCGCCTGCAGAGTTTAGATTTG CTGTTAGACACCAAATCTACGGACCGAAAGCAGACGTTGCTGCACTTCATCGTCAGCATCATCCAGGAGAAATATCCGGCGGTCCAGTCCTTCTACACAGAGCTGCACTTCCTGGACAAGGCGGCGCTGG TTTCTCTGGACAGCATCCTGCAGGACGTGCGAGCTCTGGAGCGCGGCATGGAGGTGAGCAGGAGGGAGCTCGGCGTGGAAAAAGACAATCCTGTGCTGCAGACGTTTCTCAGCAGCAACACTGAGCTGCTCCACTCGCTCACAGCGGACGGAAAAACTGCCCAG GATGCGTACGACTCCACTGTGGAGTACTTTGGAGAGAACTCTAAGACCACTCCGCCCTCCGTGTTCTTCCCTGCTTTTGTCAGGTTCATCAAAGCATACAAG CAAGCTGAGCAGGAGAACGAGCAGAGGAAGAAACAGGTGCTGAACTGTGAAGCTCCATCAACTCCACCTAAATCTGAAGTCAGTGGGACTAAG GTTTGCGTGACGTCCAAACTGCCACAGATGGATCTGATCGCGGAGCTGAAGAAGAAGCAGGCGTCTCCTCTGGTGAGGGAGGGGAAGGACGGCGCCATCGAGGACATCATCACAG ATTTAAGGAATCAGCCGTACAGGCGGACAGACGGAGGCCGACGCAGCGCCAAGTGGAAACCAGGACAACAGCTCCACGTGTCCTCAGACATCTCCCTCTGA
- the fmnl1b gene encoding formin-like 1b isoform X1, producing MGNAAGSMEVAQGKEGKAMSAPPGATGSQKRTAKLPMPPEEELEQRFGAVLNTMNLPPDKVKILSQYDNEKKWDLICDQERFQVKNPPSTYLEKLRSHLDHGGVSRKRLLTSQLPRVCSCQFKRRVQESTQILRELEISLRTNHIGWAQEFLNEENQGLDVLVDYLSVAHRVVTYDVDTLENGTLPTDKNKTGDKSVEDLNRSASNSPSHSASKASKAFTVRKGPRSSRVVSQTDDVHLCIMCLRAIMNYQSGFNLVMKHPCCVNEITLSLNNRNPRTKALVLELLAAVCLVRGGHDIIVSAFDNFKEVCGEKSRFEKLMEYFYHEDSNIDFMVACMQFINIVVHSVENMNFRVHLQYEFTRHGLDDYLERLKFTESDRLLVQIQAYLDNVFDVGALLEDAETKNTLLEHMEELQEHNTQLSSRLQESEQEAMEKVSEMEKKLIQNTKELALLKESLRESCSQVTLLQLRERERELERERERERERDKDRSTQALRELEVKVQALVEQGLVRMERSASGNLDVQVVPLIQHVMQKAKDEADSGKDHEASPPSSDPQPPLSLQSATVQAAPPPPHPPPGSTGSHPPPPPPPPPPPPPPPPLALLLGLTGTPPPPPPPPPAAPPFPLLDGTTQPSGDVTHGSSGCKKKKPIQTKYRMPLLNWQALKSNQVAGTIFNELDDEHVLEELNMATFEEQFKTKAQAAPVELGTLKMKLAHKTPSKVSLMEPNRAKNLAITLRKEGMAASDICCAIETYNQRALSLDFLELLERFIPTEYEMKLIHNYECEGRPPDELSEEDRFMMRFSKIPRLSQRISTLTFMGNFPESVQLIQPQLNAIIAASMSIKSSSKLKKILEIILAFGNYMNSSKRGAAYGFRLQSLDLLLDTKSTDRKQTLLHFIVSIIQEKYPAVQSFYTELHFLDKAALVSLDSILQDVRALERGMEVSRRELGVEKDNPVLQTFLSSNTELLHSLTADGKTAQDAYDSTVEYFGENSKTTPPSVFFPAFVRFIKAYKQAEQENEQRKKQVLNCEAPSTPPKSEVSGTKVCVTSKLPQMDLIAELKKKQASPLVREGKDGAIEDIITDLRNQPYRRTDGGRRSAKWKPGQQLHVSSDISL from the exons gagcGGTTTCAAGTGAAGAATCCACCATCCACCTATTTGGAGAAGCTGAGAAGTCATCTCGATCATGGAGGAGTCAGTCGGAAG CGTTTACTGACTTCCCAACTTCCCCGCGTGTGTTCCTGTCAGTTTAAGAGACGTGTCCAGGAGTCCACTCAGATCCTGAGAGAGTTGGAGATTTCCCTGAGGACCAATCACATAGG CTGGGCTCAGGAGTTCCTAAACGAGGAGAACCAAGGCTTAGATGTTCTTGTGGATTATCTGTCCGTTGCCCACAGAGTTGTCAC GTATGACGTGGACACTTTGGAGAATGGCACGCTGcccacagacaaaaacaagactGGGGACAAGTCAGTGGAAGATCTGAACAGAAGTGCCAGCAACTCACCTAGTCACAGTGCCTCGAAGGCCAGCAAGGCCTTCACAGTCAG GAAAGGCCCGAGGAGTTCTCGTGTTGTGAGCCAGACAGATGACGTTCATCTCTGCATCATGTGTTTACGTGCCATCATGAACTATCAG tctgggTTCAACCTGGTGATGAAGCACCCCTGCTGTGTCAACGAGATCACGCTCAGTCTCAACAACAGAAACCCGAG GACCAAGGCGCTGGTGCTGGAGCTGCTGGCGGCCGTGTGTTTGGTGAGAGGAGGCCATGACATCATCGTCTCCGCCTTCGACAACTTCAAAGAG GTGTGTGGAGAGAAAAGTCGGTTTGAGAAGCTCATGGAGTATTTCTACCACGAAGACAGCAACATCGACTTCATG GTGGCCTGTATGCAGTTCATCAACATCGTGGTCCACTCAGTGGAAAACATGAACTTCAGAGTCCACCTGCAGTATGAGTTCACTCGTCACGGGCTGGATGACTACCTCGAG aggTTGAAGTTCACAGAGAGCGACAGGCTGCTGGTGCAGATTCAGGCCTATCTGGACAATGTGTTTGATGTGGGAGCTCTGCTGGAGGATGCTGAGACCAAGAACACTCTGCTGGAGCACATGGAGGAGCTGCAGGAGCACAACACACAg TTGAGCTCCAGGCTTCAGGAGAGTGAGCAGGAGGCGATGGAGAAAGTGtcagaaatggagaagaagctcattcagaacacaaagGAATTGGCACTCCTAAAG GAGAGTCTACGTGAATCCTGCTCGCAGGTGACTCTCCTGCAGCTGcgagagcgggagagagagctagagcgtgagagagagagagagagagagcgagacaagGATCGGTCCACCCAGGCCCTGAGGGAGCTGGAGGTTAAAGTCCAGGCTCTGGTGGAGCAGGGGCTGGTCCGGATGGAGCGCTCCGCTTCCGGAAACCTGGACGTCCAGGTGGTCCCTCTCATCCAGCACGTGATGCAGAAAG CTAAAGACGAAGCAGATTCAGGTAAAGACCACGAGgcctctcccccctcctcagACCCTCAgcctcccctctctctgcagTCGGCGACAGTGCAAGctgctccacctcctcctcatcctcctccaggCTCAACTGGAagtcatcctcctcctcctcctcctcctcctcctcctcctccaccacctccacctctag CTCTTCTTCTAGGCTTAACTggaactcctcctcctccacctccacctccaccagcaGCTCCCCCCTTCCCACTGCTGGATGGTACGACCCAGCCATCAGGGGATGTGACTCATGGCAGTTCGG GTTGTAAAAAGAAGAAGCCCATTCAAACCAAATACCGCATGCCCCTGTTGAACTGGCAGGCCCTTAAATCCAACCAGGTGGCAGGAACCATCTTCAACGAGCTGGACGATGAGCACGTCTTAGAG GAGCTTAACATGGCGACTTTTGAGGAGCAGTTCAAGACCAAGGCCCAGGCCGCCCCTGTCGAGCTGGGGACCCTCAAGATGAAACTGGCCCACAAGACGCCCAGTAAAGTGTCTCTAATGGAGCCCAACCGGGCCAAAAACCTGGCCATCACCCTGCGGAAGGAAGGAATGGCTGCATCTGATATCTGCTGTGCAATCGAGAC GTACAACCAGAGAGCTCTGAGCCTGGACTTCCTGGAGCTCCTGGAGCGTTTCATCCCCACGGAGTACGAAATGAAGCTCATCCACAACTACGAGTGTGAGGGCAGGCCACCTGACGAGCTCAGCGAGGAGGACCGCTTCATGATGCGCTTCAGCAAGATCCCGCGGCTTTCCCAGCGCATCAGCACTCTCACCTTCATGGGCAATTTCCCTGAGAGCGTTCAGCTAATACAGCCG CAACTGAATGCCATCATCGCCGCCTCAATGTCCATCAAATCTTCCAGCAAGCTGAAGAAAATCCTTGAG ATCATTTTAGCGTTCGGAAACTACATGAACAGCAGCAAGCGAGGGGCAGCGTACGGCTTCCGCCTGCAGAGTTTAGATTTG CTGTTAGACACCAAATCTACGGACCGAAAGCAGACGTTGCTGCACTTCATCGTCAGCATCATCCAGGAGAAATATCCGGCGGTCCAGTCCTTCTACACAGAGCTGCACTTCCTGGACAAGGCGGCGCTGG TTTCTCTGGACAGCATCCTGCAGGACGTGCGAGCTCTGGAGCGCGGCATGGAGGTGAGCAGGAGGGAGCTCGGCGTGGAAAAAGACAATCCTGTGCTGCAGACGTTTCTCAGCAGCAACACTGAGCTGCTCCACTCGCTCACAGCGGACGGAAAAACTGCCCAG GATGCGTACGACTCCACTGTGGAGTACTTTGGAGAGAACTCTAAGACCACTCCGCCCTCCGTGTTCTTCCCTGCTTTTGTCAGGTTCATCAAAGCATACAAG CAAGCTGAGCAGGAGAACGAGCAGAGGAAGAAACAGGTGCTGAACTGTGAAGCTCCATCAACTCCACCTAAATCTGAAGTCAGTGGGACTAAG GTTTGCGTGACGTCCAAACTGCCACAGATGGATCTGATCGCGGAGCTGAAGAAGAAGCAGGCGTCTCCTCTGGTGAGGGAGGGGAAGGACGGCGCCATCGAGGACATCATCACAG ATTTAAGGAATCAGCCGTACAGGCGGACAGACGGAGGCCGACGCAGCGCCAAGTGGAAACCAGGACAACAGCTCCACGTGTCCTCAGACATCTCCCTCTGA
- the fmnl1b gene encoding formin-like 1b isoform X4: MGNAAGSMEVAQGKEGKAMSAPPGATGSQKRTAKLPMPPEEELEQRFGAVLNTMNLPPDKVKILSQYDNEKKWDLICDQERFQVKNPPSTYLEKLRSHLDHGGVSRKFKRRVQESTQILRELEISLRTNHIGWAQEFLNEENQGLDVLVDYLSVAHRVVTYDVDTLENGTLPTDKNKTGDKSVEDLNRSASNSPSHSASKASKAFTVRKGPRSSRVVSQTDDVHLCIMCLRAIMNYQSGFNLVMKHPCCVNEITLSLNNRNPRTKALVLELLAAVCLVRGGHDIIVSAFDNFKEVCGEKSRFEKLMEYFYHEDSNIDFMVACMQFINIVVHSVENMNFRVHLQYEFTRHGLDDYLERLKFTESDRLLVQIQAYLDNVFDVGALLEDAETKNTLLEHMEELQEHNTQLSSRLQESEQEAMEKVSEMEKKLIQNTKELALLKESLRESCSQVTLLQLRERERELERERERERERDKDRSTQALRELEVKVQALVEQGLVRMERSASGNLDVQVVPLIQHVMQKAKDEADSGKDHEASPPSSDPQPPLSLQSATVQAAPPPPHPPPGSTGSHPPPPPPPPPPPPPPPPLGLTGTPPPPPPPPPAAPPFPLLDGTTQPSGDVTHGSSGCKKKKPIQTKYRMPLLNWQALKSNQVAGTIFNELDDEHVLEELNMATFEEQFKTKAQAAPVELGTLKMKLAHKTPSKVSLMEPNRAKNLAITLRKEGMAASDICCAIETYNQRALSLDFLELLERFIPTEYEMKLIHNYECEGRPPDELSEEDRFMMRFSKIPRLSQRISTLTFMGNFPESVQLIQPQLNAIIAASMSIKSSSKLKKILEIILAFGNYMNSSKRGAAYGFRLQSLDLLLDTKSTDRKQTLLHFIVSIIQEKYPAVQSFYTELHFLDKAALVSLDSILQDVRALERGMEVSRRELGVEKDNPVLQTFLSSNTELLHSLTADGKTAQDAYDSTVEYFGENSKTTPPSVFFPAFVRFIKAYKQAEQENEQRKKQVLNCEAPSTPPKSEVSGTKVCVTSKLPQMDLIAELKKKQASPLVREGKDGAIEDIITDLRNQPYRRTDGGRRSAKWKPGQQLHVSSDISL; the protein is encoded by the exons gagcGGTTTCAAGTGAAGAATCCACCATCCACCTATTTGGAGAAGCTGAGAAGTCATCTCGATCATGGAGGAGTCAGTCGGAAG TTTAAGAGACGTGTCCAGGAGTCCACTCAGATCCTGAGAGAGTTGGAGATTTCCCTGAGGACCAATCACATAGG CTGGGCTCAGGAGTTCCTAAACGAGGAGAACCAAGGCTTAGATGTTCTTGTGGATTATCTGTCCGTTGCCCACAGAGTTGTCAC GTATGACGTGGACACTTTGGAGAATGGCACGCTGcccacagacaaaaacaagactGGGGACAAGTCAGTGGAAGATCTGAACAGAAGTGCCAGCAACTCACCTAGTCACAGTGCCTCGAAGGCCAGCAAGGCCTTCACAGTCAG GAAAGGCCCGAGGAGTTCTCGTGTTGTGAGCCAGACAGATGACGTTCATCTCTGCATCATGTGTTTACGTGCCATCATGAACTATCAG tctgggTTCAACCTGGTGATGAAGCACCCCTGCTGTGTCAACGAGATCACGCTCAGTCTCAACAACAGAAACCCGAG GACCAAGGCGCTGGTGCTGGAGCTGCTGGCGGCCGTGTGTTTGGTGAGAGGAGGCCATGACATCATCGTCTCCGCCTTCGACAACTTCAAAGAG GTGTGTGGAGAGAAAAGTCGGTTTGAGAAGCTCATGGAGTATTTCTACCACGAAGACAGCAACATCGACTTCATG GTGGCCTGTATGCAGTTCATCAACATCGTGGTCCACTCAGTGGAAAACATGAACTTCAGAGTCCACCTGCAGTATGAGTTCACTCGTCACGGGCTGGATGACTACCTCGAG aggTTGAAGTTCACAGAGAGCGACAGGCTGCTGGTGCAGATTCAGGCCTATCTGGACAATGTGTTTGATGTGGGAGCTCTGCTGGAGGATGCTGAGACCAAGAACACTCTGCTGGAGCACATGGAGGAGCTGCAGGAGCACAACACACAg TTGAGCTCCAGGCTTCAGGAGAGTGAGCAGGAGGCGATGGAGAAAGTGtcagaaatggagaagaagctcattcagaacacaaagGAATTGGCACTCCTAAAG GAGAGTCTACGTGAATCCTGCTCGCAGGTGACTCTCCTGCAGCTGcgagagcgggagagagagctagagcgtgagagagagagagagagagagcgagacaagGATCGGTCCACCCAGGCCCTGAGGGAGCTGGAGGTTAAAGTCCAGGCTCTGGTGGAGCAGGGGCTGGTCCGGATGGAGCGCTCCGCTTCCGGAAACCTGGACGTCCAGGTGGTCCCTCTCATCCAGCACGTGATGCAGAAAG CTAAAGACGAAGCAGATTCAGGTAAAGACCACGAGgcctctcccccctcctcagACCCTCAgcctcccctctctctgcagTCGGCGACAGTGCAAGctgctccacctcctcctcatcctcctccaggCTCAACTGGAagtcatcctcctcctcctcctcctcctcctcctcctcctccaccacctccacctctag GCTTAACTggaactcctcctcctccacctccacctccaccagcaGCTCCCCCCTTCCCACTGCTGGATGGTACGACCCAGCCATCAGGGGATGTGACTCATGGCAGTTCGG GTTGTAAAAAGAAGAAGCCCATTCAAACCAAATACCGCATGCCCCTGTTGAACTGGCAGGCCCTTAAATCCAACCAGGTGGCAGGAACCATCTTCAACGAGCTGGACGATGAGCACGTCTTAGAG GAGCTTAACATGGCGACTTTTGAGGAGCAGTTCAAGACCAAGGCCCAGGCCGCCCCTGTCGAGCTGGGGACCCTCAAGATGAAACTGGCCCACAAGACGCCCAGTAAAGTGTCTCTAATGGAGCCCAACCGGGCCAAAAACCTGGCCATCACCCTGCGGAAGGAAGGAATGGCTGCATCTGATATCTGCTGTGCAATCGAGAC GTACAACCAGAGAGCTCTGAGCCTGGACTTCCTGGAGCTCCTGGAGCGTTTCATCCCCACGGAGTACGAAATGAAGCTCATCCACAACTACGAGTGTGAGGGCAGGCCACCTGACGAGCTCAGCGAGGAGGACCGCTTCATGATGCGCTTCAGCAAGATCCCGCGGCTTTCCCAGCGCATCAGCACTCTCACCTTCATGGGCAATTTCCCTGAGAGCGTTCAGCTAATACAGCCG CAACTGAATGCCATCATCGCCGCCTCAATGTCCATCAAATCTTCCAGCAAGCTGAAGAAAATCCTTGAG ATCATTTTAGCGTTCGGAAACTACATGAACAGCAGCAAGCGAGGGGCAGCGTACGGCTTCCGCCTGCAGAGTTTAGATTTG CTGTTAGACACCAAATCTACGGACCGAAAGCAGACGTTGCTGCACTTCATCGTCAGCATCATCCAGGAGAAATATCCGGCGGTCCAGTCCTTCTACACAGAGCTGCACTTCCTGGACAAGGCGGCGCTGG TTTCTCTGGACAGCATCCTGCAGGACGTGCGAGCTCTGGAGCGCGGCATGGAGGTGAGCAGGAGGGAGCTCGGCGTGGAAAAAGACAATCCTGTGCTGCAGACGTTTCTCAGCAGCAACACTGAGCTGCTCCACTCGCTCACAGCGGACGGAAAAACTGCCCAG GATGCGTACGACTCCACTGTGGAGTACTTTGGAGAGAACTCTAAGACCACTCCGCCCTCCGTGTTCTTCCCTGCTTTTGTCAGGTTCATCAAAGCATACAAG CAAGCTGAGCAGGAGAACGAGCAGAGGAAGAAACAGGTGCTGAACTGTGAAGCTCCATCAACTCCACCTAAATCTGAAGTCAGTGGGACTAAG GTTTGCGTGACGTCCAAACTGCCACAGATGGATCTGATCGCGGAGCTGAAGAAGAAGCAGGCGTCTCCTCTGGTGAGGGAGGGGAAGGACGGCGCCATCGAGGACATCATCACAG ATTTAAGGAATCAGCCGTACAGGCGGACAGACGGAGGCCGACGCAGCGCCAAGTGGAAACCAGGACAACAGCTCCACGTGTCCTCAGACATCTCCCTCTGA